The segment TGTAGATTTCAGAAGGGTTCCAAATCTTGTGTCATTTTTTAAGAGACATGCTAAGATATTAACGCCCAAAATTAAACCTTACAGCAAAGACAATTTAAAAGAGTGGTAAGCTGGAGATATAGTAGTTTTTTGTGGCAATCGAGATTATATAGCTATTATTTCTGATAAAAGAAGAGGTGATGGTATACCATATATTATTCATAATGCAGGTCCATATTCAAAGGAGGAAGATGGATTAAGGTTAAGGGTTTTATTAGTTAAAGAAGTCTATAATTTTAGATGGAAATAATTCATTAAATATTTATTACTTACCTTTACATGGTTATTGAAAAAAAATAAAATTTATGATATTATATAATCAATATTGATAATCAGTATCAATTACATAAGGTAATCAATGAGGAGGCAGGTATATGAGTAAGTGCTATTTAGAAGCATACATGAAAACAATGGATAGTTTTAGTGATAAAGATTACTTACTTTCAACTATACTATATAGTATTGCACCGACTCTTGCAGGAGAAAAAGTGTCTTCGCTTGTAAATTTTAACAAAACAAGAAAAAGAGATTTATATAATTTTTGGATGGAATATAAAGAAGAAATTATAGATGTTTTAAATATAGAGTACTTTGAACTGAAAAAGACAGAAGATATGTGCGTGGTTCTTTTTTATAATGATAATCAATTAACGGATATATTATCTAATGCAAGAAATCAGAACTTTTTGAGTCGTTTTAATTATAGTAATTTTGATTCAAATATTGAATGTTTAGAGATGTTAAAAGAGAGATATGAAAATTTATGCCCACATGAAATTGGCATATTTTTAGGATATCCGCTTAAAGATGTAATAGATTTTGTTGAGTGTCCTAATAAACAATGCTTATTACTTGGATATTGGAAAGTATATAATGATATAAAAGATGCTCAAATAAAATTTAATAAATTTGATTCAATAAAAGATAAGGTAGTTTATCTTATGGTTCAAGGCACTGAACCTTCCCAAATTTTGAGTTACATTTAAAAGAATTTGAAGAATTTGCTCTTCAAATTCTTTTTTTTTTATTTGTTGACAAACAATTCATGTGTGTATATACTGTATATATAGTTTATATACAGTATATACACAGTAAGGAGAATAAAAATGAGAATATTAATATCGAATTCTTCTAATCAGCCCATATATGAGCAAATAGTTGAGCAAATAAAAGCATTAATTTTAAAAAATGAGTTAAATGAGGGAGAGGTTCTTCCTTCTATAAGAAATTTAGCCAAGGAATTAGGTATAAGTGTAATTACAACTAAACGGGCATATGAGGAGCTGGAAAGAGAAGGATTTACTGAAACGGTTAGAGGAAAGGGAACTTTTGTAGCACCACAAAACAAAGAACTCATGAGAGAAACAAAATTAAAAATAATTGAAGAAAAACTCTCTGAGGCAGTAAATGAAAGTAAGATATTAGGACTTACTTGGGATGAGATAGTAGAAATGTTAAAGATTTTGTATGAGGATTAGGGGGAATTAGTATGGAGAAAATTTTAGAAGTAAAGAATTTATGTAAGGAATATAAAAAATTTGCTATTGATGATATAAGTTTTAACTTAGAAAGAGGATATATAATGGGTTTTATTGGCCCAAATGGAGCAGGAAAAAGTACAACAATTAAGCTTATTATGAATTTAATTAAAAAAACTTCAGGAGAAATAAATATATTTGGACTTAATAATGAAAAACATGAAAAAGATATAAAAGATAGAATAGGATTTGTATATGATGAAAGTCATTTTTATGAAGATTTAACAATTAAAAGTATGAAAAATATAATAGCACCTTTCTATAGTAAATGGGATGAAAAAACTTTTAAGAACTATTTAAGAGATTTTGATTTAGATCCTAAAAAGAAGATAAAAGAACTTTCAAAGGGAATGAAAACGAAATTTACACTTGCAATAGCTCTTTCACATGAAGCAGAGCTTATAATAATGGACGAACCTACAGCAGGACTTGACCCTATATTTAGAAGAGAAATACTTGATATATTAAGTGACATTATACAAGATGATAGCAAAAGTATATTTTTTTCTACTCATATTACAACTGACTTAGATAGAATAGCTGATTATGTAACTTTTATAAATAAGGGCAAGATAGAGTTTTCAAAAAGTAAAGATGATGTTATAGAAAATTATGCACTTATACGAGGTGGATGTGAGCTTATAAATGAGGAAACTAAAAAATATTTTATTGGTTTAAGTAAAAATTCTTTTGGATTTGAAGGAATAGCAAAGGATAGAAAAGAGATTAAACGAGTATTTCAAGATAATTGTATTATCGAAAGACCTACTTTAGAGGATATAATGCTTTATACAGTAAGAGGTGATAAAAATGTTTAATCTTATAATGAAGGATATGAGAACTGTGTATACCAAAAAAAGTATAATGTTTTATATATTTTATGAAGCAATATTATTTTTGGCATTTAGTGATAATTATAATATACAAGGTCTAAATAAAATGTTTGTTATAGGAAGTTTTTTGGCCATATCAGGTCTTATATCAGCGTTCATTCAGGACGAGAAAAATAAGTGTGAAATTATAATAAACTCACTTCCTATAAACAGAAATAAAATTATATTTGCAAGATACTTAAGTGTATTTGTTCATATAGTAGCTATTCTAGTAATTTTAATGATATTTCCGATAATATGTAGAGCTTTTAACTTTATTAATATATATTTTTTTAGTATGCAAGACATAAAAGGTGTTTTAAAAATGATTTCTATAGTTCTAGTTTTTACGTCAATAATACTTCCTGTATATTTTAAATTTGGAATTACAAATGTAAAAGCTATAAATATAATTTTTTCTATGTGCTTTTTTGGAGTTATGGGTGGTATGGGGATTATTTATTCTAGTGCTGATATTATTCCCATGTATCAACTACAAATGTTTGTATTAATAGCTTTAGTGATTTTTATAGTATCTAGTTTAATATCTGTAAAAATTTATTCAAAGAAAGATATAGGTTAGGTGGCGACAGTATGAAAAATTTAATATTAAAAGATATCATAATTGCTAAGAAAAGCTTTTGGATTGGAATGATTATTAATGCTATATTTTTTATGTCTTGGGGATATTACGGTAAGCTTTCAATATTTATTAATACAATTTGTATAATTATATTCATTTTTATGTATGTTGAAGGGTCAAATGTGTATGATGATCTTTATAAAAGTTATATGATTATAGCTAGTTTACCAATTAAAAGAAGTGATATCGTTAAAACTAAATATATTCAAGTACCAATATATTTAGTTATTGGGGAAGTTGAAATGATAATGATTTATTTCATTATGAAATATTTTAAAATTTATGAATATAATCCTTTATGCATAAATTTTAAAATTATACTAATTAACATTGTCGGAATATTGATATATTACGCGGTGTATTATCCTATATATTTTAAAGTAGGAAGTAGATATACAAAGAATATAAATTCAAGTATATTTATGATAGTAGTATTATTACCTACAATTATTCTTAAAACTCTAAAAAAACATCCAAATGTAGACATTGTAAAGTCATTAAGGCTTCTTACTAATTATAAGGGAATTTTAATTGTTTTACTAGGTGCTATATTAATGTTTATTGTTTCTTTTAAAACTTCTCAAAGGATTTATATAAAACGAGATTTACAGTAATTTATTTAAAGCTTATTCTTATTTTAAAATTAAGGATAAGCTTTTTTTTATGAAAAATTTATTAAAAAATTCACTAACTATTGTTGACAGGCCAAATAAATAGTGGTAATATTTAACCTGTAAATGAAATTCAGTTTCAATTGTTCATATAACTCATTATCATATGAACTAGAAGTAGGGGGGAGAAACATGGAAAATACTTTAAAAAATATCCCAGTAGGTTCAAAAGCTAAAGTGGTTGGTATATTAAGAAATAGTCAATTTAAAAGAAGACTTATGGATATGGGAATAATCCCAGGAGTAGAAATTACAGTTACGGGTAAAGCTCCACTTGGGGATCCTATTGAGATTTTAGTAAGAGGATACAAGCTTACCTTAAGAGGAAAAGAAGCTGTAGATATTATGGTAGGTTAAAGGGGGAATATTAAATGAGTATTTTACCTTTAAACTTTTTTGTAGAAGGTGAGTCAGGAGTAGTAGAAGATATAAAGGGTGATACTAATTTATTTCAAAGATTATCTTCTATGGGATTTAACAAAGGAGCAACACTACAAGTAGTTAAAAATGATTTGGGACCTCTTATTGTTGCATTAGGGGGAAATAGAGTTGCAGTTGAAAGAGCTATTGCTCATAAAATCATGCTGGAACCAGCTGATTTAAGTTATGAGTAATTATTTTTCACATTATGATGATAATGAATGTCATTACTAAATAAAAAGTGGGAGGTTTTTAAATGAGCACTATTGCTTTGATTGGTAATCCCAATTGTGGAAAAAGTACAATATTTAATGCCCTAACTGGTTCTAAACAACACATAGGTAACTGGCCAGGGGTTACTGTAGAGAAAAAAGAGGGAAAAGTTAAAGTTGATAATGAAGTTTATACAATAATAGACTTACCAGGTACATACAGTCTGGGAGCTTATTCAGAAGATGAAAGAGTTGCTAGAGATTATATATTGAAAGAAAAACCAGATGTTGTTGTAAATGTAGTAGATGCATCTAATATTGAAAGAAATTTATATTTAACTACACAACTTATAGAAATGGGTGCCAATGTAGTTATAGCATTAAATATGATGGATGAAGCTGAAAGTAAGAATATAAAAATAAATGTAGAAGCTTTATCAAAAGAATTAAACATTCCGATAATTTCAACAGTTGCGGTAAAGAAAAGAGGAGTTAAAGAACTTCTAAGAGAAGCTGTTAAAAATATAGGAAATAAGGTCAATAATAAAGTATTTCAATTTGGAAATGAAATTGATGGGGAAATTTCAAATATAGGTGGATTAGTACAAGAATATTTTAATGATTTAGATTATCCAAGTAATTGGATTGCAATAAAATTATTAGAACAAGATGAATTTATAATGAGTAATTTGAATACCAAAAGTAATTGGGGCAAATTCTCAAAATTCCTAAATGAGAGTATGGAAAATATATTTAAACATTTAGGACAAGACGCTGAAATGGCTATAGTAGATAAAAGATATGATTTTATAGGAAAAGTTGTTAGTAAAGGTGTTAAGAAAGAAAGTGGATTTAAAGAAACAACATCAGATAAAATTGATAAAATAGTAACTCATAAGATATTAGGATTGCCTATATTTGCTTTGATTATGTTTGTTATGTATCAATTAACATTTATAGTTGGTGCAGATCTTCAAGATAGAACAGAAAAATTAATTGGGGTTTTAGGTGACAAAGTTGGAGACATTATGACAAATTCAGGGGCATCTAAAATGCTTACAAGCTTTGTACATGATGGAATATTTGGAGGCGTAGGTAGTGTTGTATCATTCCTTCCTCTTATAATGGTATTATATTTATTAATGGGTATACTTGAAGACAGTGGTTATATGGCAAGAGCAGCTTATGTTATGGATAGAATCATGAGAATGCTTGGATTACATGGTAAAACTTTTGTATCTATGATAATTGGTTCAGGTTGTAACGTACCAGGTATCATGGCAACAAGAACTCTTGAAAGTAAAAAAGATAGAATGATTGCAATACTTATAAATCCTTTTGTGTCTTGTGGTGCAAGAATGCCAATATACATGCTATTTATAGCAGCGTTTTTCCCAGAACATGGTGGAGCAATGTTATTTTTATTATATGTAATAGGAATTATAGTAGCATTAATAATGGGTAAAATTTTCAGTAAAACTTTATTCAAGGGAGAAAAATCTTACTTTATAATGGAGCTTCCTCCATATAGATTACCATCATCTAAAAATGTATTTATGAATATGTGGGATAAAGTTGGAGGATTCTTAAAGAGAGCAGGGACTATCATATTTGCAGTTGTAACATTACTTTGGGTACTTGGAGTATTACCATTTGGTGTAGAGCCGAATAGTGAAGCTAGTTTACTTGGCAGAATTGGATCAGCAATTGCACCAATATTTAAACCAGCTGGATTCGGTACTTGGCAAGCATCAGTTGGATTATTTACAGGTATAACTGCAAAAGAAGCTGTTGTTGCAACTTTAGGAACAGTATATGCTGGTGTTGAAGAAGGTACTGAAGTTGTTAAAGCAATCCAAGGAGTATTTACTCCATTAACAGCATTTGCATTTATGGTTATGAACTTACTATATACTCCATGTGGAGCAGCTATAGCAACTATAAAGAGAGAAACTAATTCTACTAAATGGACTATATTTGCGGCAGTTTATACATTTGCAATAGGTTGGATTGCAGCAGTTTTAATATTCCAAATAGGAAGATTACTAGGATTTAAATAGTTATAAACTTTTTAATTTTAACATAGATATTATTACTTAAATGTAATAACATATACAAATTATATTTTTCCTAAGTATAAGGAGCTATCTTGTGAGTGCAAGATAGCTCCATTTATTTAGTATAAAGAATACTATTGGTTTTCGAAAAGCTTTAGCCGTATACATTTTATTGAATTCTAAAAAATTCCTACATATAATATATAGTTTAAAATTGGCATAATTAAATTTAACGTATATATAACCAGTTGAGTTCATAAAAGTATATAATGACAAATATGTAGCTTGAATAAAGAGATTACATATAAATGAAAAGAGAGTACCTACATACTCAAATGAGTATATAGGTATTCTTTTCATCTAAAACTCCTATTAACTAATTTTTATCACTTAATAATGATGTACATTTCGTTGTTTTATTTAATAATAATGTTGATAATAATCCGCCTATAAATGCAGGTACTATCCAAAAGAAACCGGCTTTTGCAAAAGGGAGATAAGAAATTATATTTCCTATACTAGACATATTAAAACCAGCTATTTTAAAACCATCATATAAACTAACTAAAAATGTAGCGATAATAGCACCAATATAAGAATTTTTAGGAAGAATATTTGAAGCTAAGTTCATAAGGACAAGAACAATTGCAACAGGGTACATAGTTACTAAGACAGGAAGTGTACAAGATACTAGTGTATCAAGACCAATATTAGAAACTATAGTGCTGAAAACAACAGTTATTATAACCACAGTTCTATAACTAACTTTATTATTACTAAATTCATTAAAATAGTTACCAACAGTAGCTGTAAGTCCAACAGAAGTGGTAAGGCAAGCCAACGATACAACTAGACCTAAAGCTATTTTACCAAAATCACCAAGAGACATATATGTTATTGCAATTAACAAATCTCCTTTAGGTTTATCTATTGGGAAAATAGAGTTGGTTGATGCCCCAAGATACATAAGACCACCGTATATAACAGCAAGAGCTATAGAGGATATTATTCCTGCTTTAATAGTCATGGAAATTTGTTCGTTTTTAGATATATAGCCTTTATTTTTTATAGAATTTATTACTACACCTGCAAAAAGTAATGATGCTAAAGCGTCCATTGTTTGATATCCTTCTGTAAAGCCTTTAGGAAAAGGGCTAGTAGTCATTTTAGTAACAGGGTGTCCAAGTGGAGCTATTATCCCTTTTATAATCAATAAAAACATAATAATCAAAAGTAAAGGAGTTAAAATTTTAGCTATTTTATCTATAGTTTCAGAAGGATTTATTACAAAATATAAAGTAACTGCAAAAAATATTATAGAAACAATTAATTGACTAGCGCCAGGTAATGAAGGTTTTATTCCAGTTTCAAAAGTTGTTGCAGCTGTTCTAGGTATTGCAAATAAAGGTCCTATGGCAAGTATAATTATTGTCGCAATTATTTTGCTAAATTTAGGTCCTATTTTATTGCCCATATCATCTATAGTGCCTCCTGCTCTACAAACTGCTATTATAGTAATTAATGGCATACCTATAGCGGTTATAAAAAATCCTATACCACATGTAATCCAGTCTTTGCCTGCCATCAATCCTAAAGATGGAGGAAATATCAAGTTACCAGCCCCAAAGAACATAGCAAACAGTGCTGTTCCCATAATTAAGATATCTTTTTGTTTTTTATTCATATTAGTGCCCCCTTTAAATTTATTAATTAAGAATAATCATAACAGCATTTTAAGATATAAAAAAAGCTCTCGTCTCTATGAAAAAATTCATAGGGACGAAAGCTCAATATTCGTGGTACCACCCTAGTTTACATTAAAAATGCCTCTTATTTAGGTTAAAGTATATATAAGAATAAAATACTTAAACCTATAGTTAGATATCGGTAACGACCGTCCGAACTTACTAAAAGGTTCTGCTCGGAAGCTCAGGAGTGAGTATTTTATACTAGATTAATATCCAACTCTCAGCAAATGTTGGTTCTCTGTATTTAAAACTTAGTATTTTTCTCTCCGTCATAGCGTTAAAAATGTTATATGTTTTGATTTGTATATTATTATAAGAATTGGAATTTGCTTTGTCAATACCTTAAAACAAATAAAAATTTAATTTATTAAAATAGTAATGTAATAAAAGCAATGAAAAGTGTTTAAAAATATAATTATGTTAAGTATATAACAAAAGGTGGTTAAATAACAATTGAAAATTTTAATTCGAAAGATAAAAATTCACTAAAAATGCTTTAAATATCATAAAAAATGGTATATAATATAGGCAATTGGTATTCTATTATGAAACCAAATTCAAAAAATAAATAAATTCAAGTTAAAAATTTAACGACTTATATCCACAATGAGTGGAATGAGAATGGAGGGTATTAAAATGTCAGAAAAAGTTTTAACAAGAAGGAAATTTAGCACAAGGCAGATAACGACGATAGGTGCATTATTTGCTATAGTAATAGTACTAGGAGCTACTGGATTAGGGTTTATACCAGTGCCACCTGTAAACTTAACTATAATGCATATTCCAGTAATTGTAGGGAGTTTGCTTGAGGGACCTATAGTTGGAGGAATGCTTGGATTCTTATTTGGATGTTTCAGTATGTTTCATGCAATTAATACGCCAACGCCTGTATCATTTATATTTTTAAATCCAGTGGTGTCTATTTTACCAAGAATTTTAATTGGGGTAACACCTTATCTAGTATATAAGTATTTAAATATAAAAAAATATACTAAGATAAGAATAGGGATTGCAGCAGCAGTAGGATCATTTACAAATACATTGGGAGTTGTTGGTTTAATGTATGCATTATATTTAAATCAATATTCACAAGCTTTGCATATATCCACTAGTGCGGCTAGTAAGACCATGCTTTTCCTAGTTTTAAATGGATTTAATTCTGCTGGACTTTCAATTGTAGTAGCACTGCCTATAGTTTTAGCAGTTAGAAAAGTAAGAGGAAGTAAATAAAATCTTATAGTTTATAACATATAGATGAGTAAAATGACATTATTTAAAATACAAATTTAGATAATGTCATTTTATATTAATATGCGTTTAAAAAGTGTAGTATTTAAAGAACTTGTGTAAATTTTAAGTATAAAGGTCGTATAAATATTACGTATAAAACTTGTAATGATTTAAGGTATAAAGTATAATAGATTTCAAATAAATTATAACAAAGCAATAAAAGGCAGAGTAGATATTTGTGCGTTAAGTGCCAGTGGAACGGGAAGTTGTCCATTGGACGAAAAATGAAATTTTATTTGCGGTACATATGTCGCATTCCGCTGCCATAAAAGAGATAGGGCGTATCCCCTCTTTTTGGCATATTGTAAAAAAGAGAGGAGGAGAAGCAGTTGAAAAAAATAAATGTTATGGTTTATATGGCTTTCATGGTTACGCTAGAGATTATATGTACTAGATTCTTAGCTATAGAAACGCCGATTATAAGAATAGGATTTGGGTTTGTTCCAGTGGCTATGGCAGGAATGATATTTGGACCACTTTTAGCTGGTATTGTTGGGGTGGTATCGGATATATTGGGAATGATTATATTTCCAAAAGGAGCTTATTTTCCTGGATTTACTTTAAGTGCCTTTGCAGGAGCAGTCATATATGGATTTTTCTTTTATAAGAAAAATGTGTCTTTAAAAAGAGTAATTTTAGCTGTAGGTATTATTACACTTGTTGTAAATCTAACTATGAATACAATATGGTTAACAATTATAACTGGGAAGGCAGCAAGAGCTTTACTTATACCAAGAGCTATAAAAGAGGCTACTATGTTTCCGATTCATATAGTTTTAATTTATACTGTATGGAAATTAGTAGATAAATTTGAATTTGTACCTAGACTTATTACAAAGTCTAATAAATAATGATTATAAAAGTATTCAGTATATAAAATGCTGGATACTTTTTGTAGATACAGTTAAACTGAATTTTGTATAACACGCCAAAATTTTGTTTAAAAGCTACGATTTTTTAATTATTTTAAAACTTACACTTGTATTGTTAAATAAAATTTAATATAATAATACAGTAAAATAAGCAGTGTTCGGATGAAGATAGCGGGAGAGAGATGGTATTCCATCCACCGAAGAGGTCAATCTTTCAGGTAACTATATTTATAGGGGATGACCGTTATTGGACGAGCCTCTGGAGAGATCCATTAATGGACACCGAAGGAGAAAAATAGTTATTAAGTTATAACTATTGAAACTCTCAGGTAAAAGGACAGAGGATAGGATTATTTATAATATAATAAAAAATAATTCGTATTCTCCTCCGTAAAATAAACAAATCATAGGAGGATGATAACATGTCAGTATTATCACAAATTTTTAACAAAATTGATTCTTTAGTATGGGGTCCACCATTACTAATTTTATTGGTAGGTACAGGTATTTATTTAACATTAAGACTTGGACTTTTACAAATCTTTAAATTACCATTAGCACTAAAATACGTTTTTGGAAAAGACGATGAATTAGAAGAAGAAGGCGACGTATCTAGCTTCGCGGCATTATGTACAGCTTTATCTGCAACTATAGGAACAGGAAATATAGTAGGTGTTGCAACAGCATTAAAAGCTGGGGGACCAGGAGCGATTTTTTGGATGTGGGTAGCAGCTTTCTTTGGAATGGCTACTAAATATGCAGAAGGTTTACTTGCAGTAAAATATAGAACTGTAGATGAAAATGGACAAATGGCTGGAGGACCTATGTACTATATAGAAAAAGGTTTAGGTAAGAAGTGGCTTGCTAAAATCTTTGCCATATTTGGTATAGGAGTTGCATTCTTTGGTATAGGAACATTTGCTCAAGTAAAAGCAATAACTCAAGTTGTTAATGTTACATTTAATATTCCAATAATAATTCCTGCAGTTATAATTACAGCTTTAGTTGCTCTTGTAACTATTGGTGGAATTAAGAATATTGCGGCAGTAGCAGAAAAAGTAGTACCTTTTATGGCAGCCTTTTATATAGTGGGTTGTGTAATTATTTTATTATTTAATGCATCAGCTCTTCCAACAACAATTAAATTAATAATGAAGAGTGCATTTACACCAACAGCAGCAGTAGGCGGCTTCTTAGGAACAACAGTTATGAAAGCACTTCAAAGTGGTATAGCAA is part of the Clostridium botulinum genome and harbors:
- a CDS encoding DUF1287 domain-containing protein produces the protein MVVFCGNRDYIAIISDKRRGDGIPYIIHNAGPYSKEEDGLRLRVLLVKEVYNFRWK
- a CDS encoding DUF3793 family protein, translating into MSKCYLEAYMKTMDSFSDKDYLLSTILYSIAPTLAGEKVSSLVNFNKTRKRDLYNFWMEYKEEIIDVLNIEYFELKKTEDMCVVLFYNDNQLTDILSNARNQNFLSRFNYSNFDSNIECLEMLKERYENLCPHEIGIFLGYPLKDVIDFVECPNKQCLLLGYWKVYNDIKDAQIKFNKFDSIKDKVVYLMVQGTEPSQILSYI
- a CDS encoding GntR family transcriptional regulator, whose amino-acid sequence is MRILISNSSNQPIYEQIVEQIKALILKNELNEGEVLPSIRNLAKELGISVITTKRAYEELEREGFTETVRGKGTFVAPQNKELMRETKLKIIEEKLSEAVNESKILGLTWDEIVEMLKILYED
- a CDS encoding ABC transporter ATP-binding protein, giving the protein MEKILEVKNLCKEYKKFAIDDISFNLERGYIMGFIGPNGAGKSTTIKLIMNLIKKTSGEINIFGLNNEKHEKDIKDRIGFVYDESHFYEDLTIKSMKNIIAPFYSKWDEKTFKNYLRDFDLDPKKKIKELSKGMKTKFTLAIALSHEAELIIMDEPTAGLDPIFRREILDILSDIIQDDSKSIFFSTHITTDLDRIADYVTFINKGKIEFSKSKDDVIENYALIRGGCELINEETKKYFIGLSKNSFGFEGIAKDRKEIKRVFQDNCIIERPTLEDIMLYTVRGDKNV
- a CDS encoding ABC-2 transporter permease → MFNLIMKDMRTVYTKKSIMFYIFYEAILFLAFSDNYNIQGLNKMFVIGSFLAISGLISAFIQDEKNKCEIIINSLPINRNKIIFARYLSVFVHIVAILVILMIFPIICRAFNFINIYFFSMQDIKGVLKMISIVLVFTSIILPVYFKFGITNVKAINIIFSMCFFGVMGGMGIIYSSADIIPMYQLQMFVLIALVIFIVSSLISVKIYSKKDIG
- a CDS encoding ABC-2 transporter permease → MKNLILKDIIIAKKSFWIGMIINAIFFMSWGYYGKLSIFINTICIIIFIFMYVEGSNVYDDLYKSYMIIASLPIKRSDIVKTKYIQVPIYLVIGEVEMIMIYFIMKYFKIYEYNPLCINFKIILINIVGILIYYAVYYPIYFKVGSRYTKNINSSIFMIVVLLPTIILKTLKKHPNVDIVKSLRLLTNYKGILIVLLGAILMFIVSFKTSQRIYIKRDLQ
- a CDS encoding FeoA family protein, whose protein sequence is MENTLKNIPVGSKAKVVGILRNSQFKRRLMDMGIIPGVEITVTGKAPLGDPIEILVRGYKLTLRGKEAVDIMVG
- a CDS encoding FeoA family protein; the protein is MSILPLNFFVEGESGVVEDIKGDTNLFQRLSSMGFNKGATLQVVKNDLGPLIVALGGNRVAVERAIAHKIMLEPADLSYE
- the feoB gene encoding ferrous iron transport protein B; translated protein: MSTIALIGNPNCGKSTIFNALTGSKQHIGNWPGVTVEKKEGKVKVDNEVYTIIDLPGTYSLGAYSEDERVARDYILKEKPDVVVNVVDASNIERNLYLTTQLIEMGANVVIALNMMDEAESKNIKINVEALSKELNIPIISTVAVKKRGVKELLREAVKNIGNKVNNKVFQFGNEIDGEISNIGGLVQEYFNDLDYPSNWIAIKLLEQDEFIMSNLNTKSNWGKFSKFLNESMENIFKHLGQDAEMAIVDKRYDFIGKVVSKGVKKESGFKETTSDKIDKIVTHKILGLPIFALIMFVMYQLTFIVGADLQDRTEKLIGVLGDKVGDIMTNSGASKMLTSFVHDGIFGGVGSVVSFLPLIMVLYLLMGILEDSGYMARAAYVMDRIMRMLGLHGKTFVSMIIGSGCNVPGIMATRTLESKKDRMIAILINPFVSCGARMPIYMLFIAAFFPEHGGAMLFLLYVIGIIVALIMGKIFSKTLFKGEKSYFIMELPPYRLPSSKNVFMNMWDKVGGFLKRAGTIIFAVVTLLWVLGVLPFGVEPNSEASLLGRIGSAIAPIFKPAGFGTWQASVGLFTGITAKEAVVATLGTVYAGVEEGTEVVKAIQGVFTPLTAFAFMVMNLLYTPCGAAIATIKRETNSTKWTIFAAVYTFAIGWIAAVLIFQIGRLLGFK
- the brnQ gene encoding branched-chain amino acid transport system II carrier protein, with translation MNKKQKDILIMGTALFAMFFGAGNLIFPPSLGLMAGKDWITCGIGFFITAIGMPLITIIAVCRAGGTIDDMGNKIGPKFSKIIATIIILAIGPLFAIPRTAATTFETGIKPSLPGASQLIVSIIFFAVTLYFVINPSETIDKIAKILTPLLLIIMFLLIIKGIIAPLGHPVTKMTTSPFPKGFTEGYQTMDALASLLFAGVVINSIKNKGYISKNEQISMTIKAGIISSIALAVIYGGLMYLGASTNSIFPIDKPKGDLLIAITYMSLGDFGKIALGLVVSLACLTTSVGLTATVGNYFNEFSNNKVSYRTVVIITVVFSTIVSNIGLDTLVSCTLPVLVTMYPVAIVLVLMNLASNILPKNSYIGAIIATFLVSLYDGFKIAGFNMSSIGNIISYLPFAKAGFFWIVPAFIGGLLSTLLLNKTTKCTSLLSDKN
- a CDS encoding ECF transporter S component; this translates as MSEKVLTRRKFSTRQITTIGALFAIVIVLGATGLGFIPVPPVNLTIMHIPVIVGSLLEGPIVGGMLGFLFGCFSMFHAINTPTPVSFIFLNPVVSILPRILIGVTPYLVYKYLNIKKYTKIRIGIAAAVGSFTNTLGVVGLMYALYLNQYSQALHISTSAASKTMLFLVLNGFNSAGLSIVVALPIVLAVRKVRGSK
- a CDS encoding folate family ECF transporter S component, which encodes MKKINVMVYMAFMVTLEIICTRFLAIETPIIRIGFGFVPVAMAGMIFGPLLAGIVGVVSDILGMIIFPKGAYFPGFTLSAFAGAVIYGFFFYKKNVSLKRVILAVGIITLVVNLTMNTIWLTIITGKAARALLIPRAIKEATMFPIHIVLIYTVWKLVDKFEFVPRLITKSNK
- a CDS encoding alanine/glycine:cation symporter family protein; this encodes MSVLSQIFNKIDSLVWGPPLLILLVGTGIYLTLRLGLLQIFKLPLALKYVFGKDDELEEEGDVSSFAALCTALSATIGTGNIVGVATALKAGGPGAIFWMWVAAFFGMATKYAEGLLAVKYRTVDENGQMAGGPMYYIEKGLGKKWLAKIFAIFGIGVAFFGIGTFAQVKAITQVVNVTFNIPIIIPAVIITALVALVTIGGIKNIAAVAEKVVPFMAAFYIVGCVIILLFNASALPTTIKLIMKSAFTPTAAVGGFLGTTVMKALQSGIARGVFSNESGLGSAPIAAAAAKTKSCVRQGLISMTGTFFDTILICTMTGLVLILTGAWSSNLEGAAMTTYAFNSGLPIPYLGKIIVAIGLIFFAFTTILGWNYYGERCVVYLAGVKAIKPYKIIYIVLVGMGSFIGLDLIWIIADIVNGLMAIPNLIALVGLSGVIIAETKKFFEEKKQSDSLEKSNIDGIVQ